A single Hippocampus zosterae strain Florida chromosome 1, ASM2543408v3, whole genome shotgun sequence DNA region contains:
- the hars gene encoding histidine--tRNA ligase isoform X2, protein MEGKTQIQEAIKIQGEVVRRMKSEKASKEQIDKEVGKLLELKAQLGGDDGKHQFVLKTAKGTRDYNPKQMAIRENVFNTIISCFKRHGAETIDTPVFELKETLTGKYGEDSKLIYDLKDQGGELLSLRYDLTVPFARYLAMNKITNIKRYHIAKVYRRDNPAMTRGRYREFYQCDFDIAGQYDSMVPDAECLRIVHEILSELDLGDFRIKVNDRRILDGMFAVSGVPDDMFRTICSTVDKLDKMPWEDVKREMVNEKGLSEEAADQIGKYVSMQGGMDLAERLLQDQKMSQSKQACAGLSDIKLLFSYLQLFQVTDKVVFDLSLARGLDYYTGVIYEAVLSQPGAESSSNEVQNGSPADECISVGSVAGGGRYDGLVGMFDPNGKKVPCVGVSIGIERIVSFMEQKAEALALKIRTTEVQVMVASAQKNLMEERLKLVTELWNAGIKAEVMYKRNPKLLSQLQHCEDSGIPLVAILGEQELKDGVVKLRVVATREEVDISRATLVEEIRRRTTEA, encoded by the exons ATGGAAGGCAAAACTCAGATCCAAGAAGCGATTAAAATACAAGGTGAAGTGGTTCGGAGGATGAAGTCTGAGAAGGCAAGCAAAGAGCAG ATTGACAAAGAAGTTGGTAAACTTCTAGAGCTGAAAGCACAGTTGGGAGGAGATGACGGAAAGCATCAGTTTGTTCTTAAAACAGCAAAG GGAACGAGAGACTACAACCCAAAGCAGATGGCAATAAGAGAGAACGTTTTTAACACTATCATCAGCTGTTTCAAACGTCATGGAGCAGAAACAATCGACACACCTGTTTTTGAACTTAAG gaGACCCTGACAGGAAAGTATGGCGAAGACTCCAAACTCATCTATGACCTTAAAGACCAAGGAGGAGAGCTGCTGTCCCTCAGATATGACCTCACC GTGCCTTTTGCTCGTTACCTGGCGATGAACAAGATCACCAACATCAAACGCTATCACATAGCAAAGGTCTACCGCCGTGATAACCCTGCCATGACCCGTGGACGCTATCGAGAGTTTTACCAGTGT GATTTCGACATTGCCGGGCAGTATGACAGCATGGTTCCAGATGCTGAGTGTTTGAGGATTGTCCATGAAATCCTCAGCGAGCTGGACCTTGGGGACTTCCGCATTAAG gTCAATGACAGACGCATCCTTGATGGGATGTTTGCTGTGAGCGGGGTCCCAGATGACATGTTCCGCACCATCTGTTCAACAGTGGACAAACTGGACAAG ATGCCATGGGAGGATGTCAAAAGAGAGATGGTGAATGAGAAAGGCTTGTCAGAGGAGGCTGCTGACCAGATTGGGAAATATGTCAGTATGCAGG gtgGGATGGATTTAGCAGAGCGCCTCCTTCAGGACCAGAAAATGTCTCAGAGTAAACAAGCTTGTGCAGGCCTATCAGACATAAAACTGCTCTTCAGCTACTTGCAACTGTTTCAGGTTACAGACAAG GTGGTGTTTGACCTCAGTCTAGCTCGAGGGCTGGACTATTATACAGGAGTTATATATGAAGCAGTGTTGTCTCAGCCGGGTGCAGAGTCCTCTTCCAATGAAGTTCAAAACGGTTCTCCCGCTGATGAGTGCATTAGTGTGGGAAGCGTTGCTGGAGGGGGTCGTTATGATGGCTTGGTTGGCATGTTTGACCCCAATGGGAAGAAAGTACCATGTGTGGGTGTCAGCATAGGCATTGAGAGAATCGTCTCCTTCATGGAGCAAAAAGCTGAG GCTTTAGCACTGAAGATACGCACAACAGAGGTGCAGGTGATGGTGGCATCTGCGCAGAAGAACTTGATGGAGGAGAGGCTGAAACTTGTAACTGAACTTTGGAACGCTGGGATCAAG GCAGAGGTGATGTACAAGAGGAACCCCAAATTGCTCAGTCAGCTACAGCACTGCGAGGATTCAGGGATCCCCCTTGTGGCCATTCTTGGTGAACAGGAGCTGAAAGATGGTGTGGTCAAACTCCGTGTTGTGGCCACCAGAGAAGAG GTTGATATTTCAAGAGCCACTCTCGTCGAGGAGATTAGGAGGAGGACGACCGAGGCCTAG
- the hars gene encoding histidine--tRNA ligase isoform X1 codes for MNMFGMFAVRTRSAMVGFQIANCVQSRCSLMGITVAQIDKEVGKLLELKAQLGGDDGKHQFVLKTAKGTRDYNPKQMAIRENVFNTIISCFKRHGAETIDTPVFELKETLTGKYGEDSKLIYDLKDQGGELLSLRYDLTVPFARYLAMNKITNIKRYHIAKVYRRDNPAMTRGRYREFYQCDFDIAGQYDSMVPDAECLRIVHEILSELDLGDFRIKVNDRRILDGMFAVSGVPDDMFRTICSTVDKLDKMPWEDVKREMVNEKGLSEEAADQIGKYVSMQGGMDLAERLLQDQKMSQSKQACAGLSDIKLLFSYLQLFQVTDKVVFDLSLARGLDYYTGVIYEAVLSQPGAESSSNEVQNGSPADECISVGSVAGGGRYDGLVGMFDPNGKKVPCVGVSIGIERIVSFMEQKAEALALKIRTTEVQVMVASAQKNLMEERLKLVTELWNAGIKAEVMYKRNPKLLSQLQHCEDSGIPLVAILGEQELKDGVVKLRVVATREEVDISRATLVEEIRRRTTEA; via the exons ATGAACATGTTCGGCATGTTTGCTGTCCGGACCCGCTCTGCAATGGTTGGCTTCCAAATTGCAAACTGTGTCCAATCTCGATGCTCTTTGATGGGAATCACTGTGGCTCAG ATTGACAAAGAAGTTGGTAAACTTCTAGAGCTGAAAGCACAGTTGGGAGGAGATGACGGAAAGCATCAGTTTGTTCTTAAAACAGCAAAG GGAACGAGAGACTACAACCCAAAGCAGATGGCAATAAGAGAGAACGTTTTTAACACTATCATCAGCTGTTTCAAACGTCATGGAGCAGAAACAATCGACACACCTGTTTTTGAACTTAAG gaGACCCTGACAGGAAAGTATGGCGAAGACTCCAAACTCATCTATGACCTTAAAGACCAAGGAGGAGAGCTGCTGTCCCTCAGATATGACCTCACC GTGCCTTTTGCTCGTTACCTGGCGATGAACAAGATCACCAACATCAAACGCTATCACATAGCAAAGGTCTACCGCCGTGATAACCCTGCCATGACCCGTGGACGCTATCGAGAGTTTTACCAGTGT GATTTCGACATTGCCGGGCAGTATGACAGCATGGTTCCAGATGCTGAGTGTTTGAGGATTGTCCATGAAATCCTCAGCGAGCTGGACCTTGGGGACTTCCGCATTAAG gTCAATGACAGACGCATCCTTGATGGGATGTTTGCTGTGAGCGGGGTCCCAGATGACATGTTCCGCACCATCTGTTCAACAGTGGACAAACTGGACAAG ATGCCATGGGAGGATGTCAAAAGAGAGATGGTGAATGAGAAAGGCTTGTCAGAGGAGGCTGCTGACCAGATTGGGAAATATGTCAGTATGCAGG gtgGGATGGATTTAGCAGAGCGCCTCCTTCAGGACCAGAAAATGTCTCAGAGTAAACAAGCTTGTGCAGGCCTATCAGACATAAAACTGCTCTTCAGCTACTTGCAACTGTTTCAGGTTACAGACAAG GTGGTGTTTGACCTCAGTCTAGCTCGAGGGCTGGACTATTATACAGGAGTTATATATGAAGCAGTGTTGTCTCAGCCGGGTGCAGAGTCCTCTTCCAATGAAGTTCAAAACGGTTCTCCCGCTGATGAGTGCATTAGTGTGGGAAGCGTTGCTGGAGGGGGTCGTTATGATGGCTTGGTTGGCATGTTTGACCCCAATGGGAAGAAAGTACCATGTGTGGGTGTCAGCATAGGCATTGAGAGAATCGTCTCCTTCATGGAGCAAAAAGCTGAG GCTTTAGCACTGAAGATACGCACAACAGAGGTGCAGGTGATGGTGGCATCTGCGCAGAAGAACTTGATGGAGGAGAGGCTGAAACTTGTAACTGAACTTTGGAACGCTGGGATCAAG GCAGAGGTGATGTACAAGAGGAACCCCAAATTGCTCAGTCAGCTACAGCACTGCGAGGATTCAGGGATCCCCCTTGTGGCCATTCTTGGTGAACAGGAGCTGAAAGATGGTGTGGTCAAACTCCGTGTTGTGGCCACCAGAGAAGAG GTTGATATTTCAAGAGCCACTCTCGTCGAGGAGATTAGGAGGAGGACGACCGAGGCCTAG